In Roseibium algicola, the DNA window CTGATCAGCAGGAAGGCAACTCCGATTGTATAGGCTGCAACAAAAGCTGAATCTGCGAACCAGTGCGGAAACAGGCCGAGAAAATCGAGATAAAGCGGCAGCAGCACGGTCAGCGCTCCGGCCGGTGCAGGCACGCCTGTGAAGAAACGTGACGCCCAGGCAGGCTTGTTCGGATCGTCCAGGGCCACATTGAAACGCGCCAGACGGAGTGCGGCGGAAATCGCGAAGATAAGGCCTGCGATCCACCCCATGTTGCCTGCATCCTTGAGGATCCAGAGATAGAGCATCAAGGCCGGCGTGACGCCGAAATTGACAAAATCCGAGAGGGAATCCAGTTCCGCACCGAAACGCGACGTCCCCTTCATCATGCGGGCGACACGGCCATCGAGCCCGTCCAAGACGGCTGCCACGAGAACGGCACCGACCGCGAATTCCCAGCGGCCCTCGAAGGCCATGCGCACAGCCGTCAGACCGGAGCACAGCGCCAGCAACGTCACCATGTTCGGAATGATCAGGCGCAAGGGTACGCGCCGGAAGCGCGGTGTTCTGCGGGTGTCGGCCGGTCCTTGATCGGGCGTCTCGTTCACGGTGGCCTCAGCTTACACGGGTCAGGGACTGAGCCGGGCTTTGCGGTGCCGACAGATCGGCCAGCACGGTCTCCCCGGCAATCATGGTCTGGCCGAGGGCAACCTTTGGCTTGGTTCCGACCGGAAAGTAGACATCAAGACGCGACCCGAAACGGATCAGACCAAAGCGCTCGCCGGCAGAGAGATTTTCTCCTTCACGAACGAAGCAGACAATACGGCGGGCAACAAGACCGGCGATCTGCACGACACCAATCCGGCCGTTGCCGGTATCGATGACCAGTCCGTTGCGCTCGTTGTCTTCACTGGCCTTGTCCAGTTCCGCGTTCAGAAACTTGCCGGCACGGTAGGCGACGCGCTCAATGCGCCCGCCGACAGGTGCCCGGTTCACATGGCAGTTGAACACGTTCATGAAGATGGAGACCCGCATTAGCGGTTCAGAGCCGAGTTCCAGCTCGGCAGGCGGGC includes these proteins:
- a CDS encoding CDP-alcohol phosphatidyltransferase family protein translates to MVTLLALCSGLTAVRMAFEGRWEFAVGAVLVAAVLDGLDGRVARMMKGTSRFGAELDSLSDFVNFGVTPALMLYLWILKDAGNMGWIAGLIFAISAALRLARFNVALDDPNKPAWASRFFTGVPAPAGALTVLLPLYLDFLGLFPHWFADSAFVAAYTIGVAFLLISRLPTYSGKTLGTRVRRDFVLPLFLVAVLVVALTVSYPFRMLAGGAVLYLLTIPLSWRAHRKLVLADASLGLDDDGDECDTDLDNIADRDKDHGG
- a CDS encoding phosphatidylserine decarboxylase translates to MSIVDSVSKAMVPIHREGWPFIAIALVATLVIGWFIDPLFWIGLFLTGWVCYFFRDPKRVTPVGEGLVISPADGVVSLVGLARPPAELELGSEPLMRVSIFMNVFNCHVNRAPVGGRIERVAYRAGKFLNAELDKASEDNERNGLVIDTGNGRIGVVQIAGLVARRIVCFVREGENLSAGERFGLIRFGSRLDVYFPVGTKPKVALGQTMIAGETVLADLSAPQSPAQSLTRVS